TTCCACGGAAATCTGGGAAACAGCCTCGGATAGTGACCAAACTGCCCATACTGGCTGGATCGGGCGTTATTTTGACAATCATTGCTCCGGCAGTGCAGCAAATGGCCCTTTGGGGGTTCATATCAGCAACGAGTTCCCGCAAATGTTTTCAGCAGATGAAGTTCACAATGTCTTTGGCCTCAAGGCACGTGGAAACGTAGCCAAAAAGCAAAAAGACGACAGCATGATGCTGCTGGAGAATCTGACTGATTCTCCGGCCTATGATGAAAACGAATCTTACCTGCAGCACACCATGATGGATGCGCTTGTTACTGAGAAGCGGGTCCAAAAAATCATTGATAGCTATCGCCCCATGTCACAGTATCAGGGCAACGGCCTCGCTCAGTCGCTTCGCCGTGTGGCAGCGCTCATCGCGGGCGGGATGGAAACCCGGGTTTATTTTGTTTCGCAAGGTGGTTATGATACGCACTCAAACCAGCTGGGTAATCATGCAAGACTCATGGGAGAACTCTCTGGTGCGCTTGCCGCATTTCAGAGAGATCTGGAAAACCACAGGCTCGATGATCAAGTCCTCACCATGACGTTTTCCGAGTTTGGACGCCGTCCCAGTGAAAATGGTAGCCAAGGTACTGATCATGGAACCGCGGCCCCTCTCTTTGTCGTTGGCTCTTCAGTCAACGAATCAATCGTAGGCCAGCAACCCGACCTGAATCTTGAAAAGAACAAGGACCTGGAATTCGGAACCGACTTTCGTCAGATCTACTCAACCGTGATCGACAAATGGTTCATGGCTAATCCGGAGCCCGTGATTGGTGGCCAATACGACTCGATGGAGTTCATATCGTAAGCGTGGAATACCTTTGAGGTAGGGCGCCGTCTCCAGACAAGCCGAGCGTCACGCAAAGCTTTACGCTGTGGTGGCGGCTTGTCTGGAGACTGCGCCCTACCTCAAAACGTGAGCTGGAACTCGGCGTTCTCGGAGCAATATACTGCTCCATTATAGCTACAAAGCTTGAATGACTCTGGCCACTTAGCTAACTAAAAAACCCACTTACGGTTTTGCCAACCCGCTCGATTTGTCCATCGGTCATCGTTGGAAAAATCGGGAGATTAATACAGGTCTTCGCTGCAGCCTCGGAAACAGGAAAGTCACCCTCCTTGTGCCCTAGCTCAGCATAGCATGGCTGGAGATGCATTGGCTTCGGATAATGAGCGGAATAGCCAATCTGGTTTGCTTTTAAATGTTCTTTTAAACCTTCTGCCTCGGTTGTCCGAATCGTAAAAAGATGATAGGCACTGAGTGCTCCGGGAGCTTCACGTGGTAACAAAAGAGGTGTGTCAGCCAGTAATTCAAGATACCGATGTGCAATCTTACGCCGCGCATCGTTCCAACTTTGCAAGCTTTTCAAATGAATGCGCAAAGCGGCTCCCTGGATTGCTTCCATCCGATAATTATAACCAACTTCTTCGTGGAAATAGCGCTGGAATGAACCGTGGTTCCGCAAAGCGCGACAACGTTCGGCCAAGTCCGCACGATTTGTGACCAATGCCCCACCCTCCCCACAAGCAGGCAGGTTTTTGGTTGGATAAAAGCTAAAACAGGCAACATCGCCCAGCACTCCAGCCCGTTTTCCATTCAACTCAGCACCATGTGCCTGGGCGGCATCTTCGATCAGGGCGAGATTATGTTTTTGGCAAATTTCAGACAACGCCTCAGTGTCAGCCGGATGTCCGTAGAGGTGAACGGCAATGATTGCCTTGGTTTTGTCGGTAATCGCTGCCTCAACCGCAGCTGGGTCGAGGTTGAAAGTC
The Rubellicoccus peritrichatus DNA segment above includes these coding regions:
- a CDS encoding DUF1501 domain-containing protein, whose product is MHNHSTPLPVTRREFLKASGGALGVLSFSNFAPSLLAQTALSQTPKAGKDMPILVLVQLAGGNDGLNTVIPVTDDNYYRLRPNIAIAPKDALPIGDGLGLHPSCDPMRQMLDDGKLSIIQNVGYPNPNRSHFRSTEIWETASDSDQTAHTGWIGRYFDNHCSGSAANGPLGVHISNEFPQMFSADEVHNVFGLKARGNVAKKQKDDSMMLLENLTDSPAYDENESYLQHTMMDALVTEKRVQKIIDSYRPMSQYQGNGLAQSLRRVAALIAGGMETRVYFVSQGGYDTHSNQLGNHARLMGELSGALAAFQRDLENHRLDDQVLTMTFSEFGRRPSENGSQGTDHGTAAPLFVVGSSVNESIVGQQPDLNLEKNKDLEFGTDFRQIYSTVIDKWFMANPEPVIGGQYDSMEFIS
- a CDS encoding DegT/DnrJ/EryC1/StrS family aminotransferase, which gives rise to MSSESDQTTFQPIPALDVGTQLAPHRAEVHEAIGRVLDSGIYVLGPEVEAFEKEFATFCTAEHCVGLNSGTSALHLAMRLFDIGVGDEVIIPPYTFASTAWAPSYVGAKPVFVEIDEATFNLDPAAVEAAITDKTKAIIAVHLYGHPADTEALSEICQKHNLALIEDAAQAHGAELNGKRAGVLGDVACFSFYPTKNLPACGEGGALVTNRADLAERCRALRNHGSFQRYFHEEVGYNYRMEAIQGAALRIHLKSLQSWNDARRKIAHRYLELLADTPLLLPREAPGALSAYHLFTIRTTEAEGLKEHLKANQIGYSAHYPKPMHLQPCYAELGHKEGDFPVSEAAAKTCINLPIFPTMTDGQIERVGKTVSGFFS